The DNA window AGTCAGGCTCCCCGACCCGATCCTGTGGATCTGGgtcatctccttcatccgCTTCGCCTCCAAGCCGGAAACCGTCCCGAAAGAGCCCCATTGCGGCCAAGACGGCAGAGACCAAGGTCCGTAAACAATCGCAGACCGGTAAAACCGAGACCGAAAAGAAGGTCGGCAAGCGGAGGGGTCCGCTCAAGCCTGACCAGCGCAAGCAAGCGAGTGAAATCCGGAAATTACGAGCGTGTCTGCGCTGCAAGTTCCTCAAGAAGACTTGTGACAAGGGCGAGCCGTGTGCGGGATGCCAGCCGTCACATGCACGGTTATGGCAGGTCCCATGCACGCGAATCGacatcaaggagatcggATACTTCAtgaaggactggaaggccGACTACGAGCGGCACATCTCCCTCGGCTTCTCTGTGGGCAACATTACGGGATTTTCTGATATCGAACGCACCCTCTTCGTCACCCACGGCTATGGCCAAATTCTGCCGATCAACGCCCGCGAGGTCTTTGTGCGGGACGAACAGTGCTTCAGCATGGACTGGACCGAGTCCGTCCACCGTCCACCGACGGAGTATGAAGTCGAGACCGCCAGGCTCTCTGCTGGCATGGAGGGCATCTCGCACGCCATGCTGTCGGACTATCTGGACCGCCACATCGATGGGAACGGAACCTATGAGAAGTTTGTCGACGACTACTTCGAGGGAACTCCCTTCTTGACCCAGATGCTCAAGACTGCCTTCCGCTTCTACTTCCGCACCAAGATGCCCGTGATTCGAAAAGCGCTGAAGCTGGTCCTCGCATACAACCTGACCCTACATGTGACCCTAGTGGAGGGAATcggtgaggaggaagggtTCCTGGGCAAGATCCACGACCAGTCATCCAAGTTCCGCGGCAAGACGGTGGCGCCCGTGATGATCAACTTCCAGATCAAGATTGCCATGGCGAGCATGTGGCGTGAGCTCCAAAAGGAcgtgctggaggagctgtCGGCGCTGTACTCCAGCGTGTACAGCGGCGACAAGCTGAAGAACTGGCCGACGATCTTCCTGCTGGCGTCGATGCTGCTGGCCGTGTGGGAGGAGATGCAATTCGACACGCACTATCGGACCCAGGACCAGCCCGCCGTTGACAAGTTCTGCACCGACATGGAGACCACCCCCGTCGGCGTGATCGTCGGGCTCTTCCAGGCTATCTCGCAGAAGTTGCCCCCCTTCACGGACTGGGACACGCAGAagcaccaccagctgctgTACTCGAACCAGGATGTGTGCAACACCATGACCGAAGTCCGGCAGCATGTGGAGCAACACCGTAAGATTCACCCACATCCTTAATTCCTTTTACCCTACTGACTGACTGCCTCACAGAGAGCTACCTGCGCGACCGCTCCAACTCCAAATTCAACCGCGGCGACTTTGACTGCCTTTCAAACAAATTCCTATCTCGCCTTGTGATTCGCGCGAATTAGCGACTACTGCGATGAATATGcgcatgatgatgacctgTTTTGCAATCCAGCGTTCTTCTGTTTGCCGACACGAACTAGACGAGAATACGCGACCGTCTCTTAACGATGCGCTTTTTGCCCTcttttgattgatgatgatgacgatgatgagggcgCTCCCAGTCAGCCAGTCCTGACGAGCTGCATTGGACCATCTTTTACTTTCTTACTATCTGTGTGTTTTTTGTTATTTTCTCCCTCGTCTTTGTGGTATACCTTTCTCGCATAGTTGTGTCTCACCAGCGATGAACGAGGATCACGAATGTTATGACCCTGTACGGCCGACGGTGTCTTTGtttattttttctttgctttttctctctctctctctctctctctcatttATGATGTTTTGGTTTCGGTCCGATCGGGACCAACGGCTATTACTTACTGCGGGGGGTGGACGATGTCCTCGGCCTAGCCCGCATTCTTGGCTGTGGccatgtttctttttttggatcGGGAGCCCGCGAGGAGAAAAGAGGGCGTTTTATACCATTTGCGTCTGTCAGTATCTCTCACGAGCCATTATCTTCATTTCTCTTCGCGTAGTCAAGAACCGGTAACAACGACCAATAATGTGCCAGTACACGGCCATAGTGACCGGTGGATCCGAAAGCGGGGATCACCTGATGGGGCGCAGTGATCGCCTTATCCGCCCCCTCTCTCTCGATCGCTCCCTCACGTCATTGCCTCTCCGTCCGATCGACTAGTAGGCGAATGTGGCTGGGTTGGCTGGAGCTTTCCCCTGATAGACACGGGAAATACGGCTATTGACCGTGACGTATTGCCGGGAtagagggaagaggaggagtCTCGTGGTAAACAGTCTAGAACCTGCCAGTGGTGGCGTCAGAGAAGCCCGTCTGTTCCCAGGCACCGCTGACTCACTCCTCTTTCtatctccttctccctctctgtTCCGGTCTCTGACTAAGATCGCCCCCGACCGCTCCTACTTAAAGCATTCCCCCTCTTTCAACTCTCTTCCTGTTTTATCCACCCGCCCGTTCTTCCTTCTTGATCCCTCACCTTTCCCATCTCCCATATTCAGTCCCATCACATCACTGCGAGAACTGCTCATCTCTCATCATGCAGATCTTCGTCAAGACTCGTGAGTATCCCTCCGTTCACCCGGCGCGTAATTGGGCTGCGCGCTTCCCTCGCCACCGAACTGGTCACTAACTGCCCCTGCGTCTAGTTACTGGCAAGACCATCACTCTCGAGGTCGAGTCCAGCGATACCATCGACAACGTCAAGTCCAAGATCCAGGACAAGGAGGGTATCCCCCCCGACCAGCAGCGTCTGATCTTCGCGGgcaagcagctcgaggatgGCCGTACTCTGAGCGATTACAACATCCAGAAGGAGTCGACTCTGCACCTGGTGCTCCGTCTGCGTGGCGGTATGCAGATTTGTAAGTGACATAATCTTGCCCCAGCCACTTGAGGCAACCAAGATACTAATTCGCCACAGTCGTCAAGACCCTCACCggcaagaccatcacccTCGAGGTTGAGTCGTCGGACACCATCGATAATGTCAAGTCCAAGATCCAGGACAAGGAGGGCATTCCCCCtgaccagcagcgcctgATCTTCGCGGGTAAGCAGCTGGAGGACGGTCGCACTCTGTCCGACTACAACATCCAGAAGGAGTCTACTCTCCACCTGGTGCTCCGTCTGCGCGGTGGTATGCAGATCTTCGTGAAGACCCTCACGGGAAAGACTATTACCTTGGAAGTGGAGTCGTCCGACACGATCGATAACGTCAAGAGCAAGATTCAAGACAAGGAGGGCATTCCcccagaccagcagcggTTGATCTTTGCCGGCAAGCAGCTTGAAGACGGCCGCACTCTGTCCGACTACAACATCCAGAAAGAATCCACTCTGCACCTTGTCCTTCGTCTCCGTGGTGGTATGCAAATCTTCGTCAAGACCCTGACTGGCAAGACCATCACCTTGGAAGTGGAGAGCTCAGACACCATCGACAACGTGAAGAGCAAGATTCAGGACAAGGAGGGCATCCCCCCAGACCAGCAGCGTCTCATCTTCGCTGGTAagcagctcgaagatggCCGCACGCTCTCGGATTACAACATCCAGAAGGAGTCGACCCTTCACTTGGTGCTCCGTCTCCGTGGCGGTCAGTAGCCGGTCCGGTCTTCTTGATTTCATGATTTCTGCTCTCGACTACGATGGGTTCTACATGACCTGCATGGCGTTTGGTCGGTTTTTTGAAGCTGAggcttctctttctttttcaaacCTGGGCAGAAACCCTTGTTTTTTCACTGGCCCTTTAAATGATAGTCTTTATCATCTACCAATCTGAGTCAAGCTGGATTCGCTGCTCAACTGAGCTGTTTTCTTGTAAGATGTAGATCTATCTGGTGATGGTCCGAGTAGAGTGGATCATAGAGTGAAATGGAGTACGTAGTTCACTGTTGACGAGTCTGTTCACCATCCGAGCACCCTCCTATCTTTGCACCAGAAATAACCACCGAAACGATGGACGCCACACCACGCGTAGAattttcttcctccgtgCATCTATCCATTCCTATCCAATTTGGCCGCGCCTCTTTTTCGCCACTCCGCGATACCGGAGGCGATGAGACATTCTGCCACCGCCCTCTTATCGATACAGAAAACAGGTGTGACTTCACCCACCGCTCGCATGTTCTACAAGTGCTCCTCTACCTCTCTGGTTCTCTGCGTGCAAGTCGGCTCGCAATGTCAGTCATCTCCACCATCGCCCCTGATGCCGGCTTACTTCTTCAATTTGAAATTTGAACTCCTGCTCCGCTCAACCGAAACCTCGTCCGATCAGTTGACTGCGACGC is part of the Penicillium psychrofluorescens genome assembly, chromosome: 4 genome and encodes:
- a CDS encoding uncharacterized protein (ID:PFLUO_006685-T1.cds;~source:funannotate) translates to MSNVEMPNDGLIGVDYDSRGYLHHPTWPVSVDQSSQRPQEGPDLSPLQTSGHSLEQSVAADPALMLDWQFQMQQTPHHHQHSLPYSAEGPSSAPQFTTASYGMAIQSSPVDMMSGPQGQMSAGLLDGPYLPLSGPPVDTMVPFTYHDFRADLMAFPEGLAEVSPYAAPHGVLESSSPTDTYLEVRSLSSSDNGWSTIDHRRSLDFTYEQQGVFVNPTQTLHDRSLSESSYATSYGSFVDISHPIDSPNSDTNLDLPYTHNAAIGSVTGSSPPNNTMPRRATVDYSSGSRSPPAVSPGTMMRAIPVPIKKSGSPTRSCGSGSSPSSASPPSRKPSRKSPIAAKTAETKVRKQSQTGKTETEKKVGKRRGPLKPDQRKQASEIRKLRACLRCKFLKKTCDKGEPCAGCQPSHARLWQVPCTRIDIKEIGYFMKDWKADYERHISLGFSVGNITGFSDIERTLFVTHGYGQILPINAREVFVRDEQCFSMDWTESVHRPPTEYEVETARLSAGMEGISHAMLSDYLDRHIDGNGTYEKFVDDYFEGTPFLTQMLKTAFRFYFRTKMPVIRKALKLVLAYNLTLHVTLVEGIGEEEGFLGKIHDQSSKFRGKTVAPVMINFQIKIAMASMWRELQKDVLEELSALYSSVYSGDKLKNWPTIFLLASMLLAVWEEMQFDTHYRTQDQPAVDKFCTDMETTPVGVIVGLFQAISQKLPPFTDWDTQKHHQLLYSNQDVCNTMTEVRQHVEQHQSYLRDRSNSKFNRGDFDCLSNKFLSRLVIRAN